From Microcystis aeruginosa NIES-2549, a single genomic window includes:
- a CDS encoding Uma2 family endonuclease yields MTIAQSLPLVESHVNPEIIFPEGEFWSDEPPLESNLHLQQIILLIQCLEWWWREREDYFAAGNLTIYYSPNQKKPEFCRGPDFFVVLGTNPNPNRRSWVVWQEEGKYPNLIIEILSDSTAKVDREEKKQIYQDIFRTPDYFWFDPESLEFQGFTLISGQYQPIAPNPQGWLWSQQLGLYLGLAANKLRYFTPEGELVPTPAEAAQQAENRAVEAENQVQQERQKAAKLAAKLRELGINPQENF; encoded by the coding sequence ATGACTATCGCTCAAAGCTTACCCCTAGTCGAGTCTCATGTAAACCCTGAGATAATCTTCCCAGAAGGGGAATTTTGGAGTGATGAACCCCCTTTGGAAAGTAACCTACATCTACAACAAATTATTTTATTAATTCAGTGTTTAGAATGGTGGTGGCGCGAGCGAGAAGATTATTTTGCCGCCGGCAATTTAACCATTTATTACAGTCCCAACCAGAAAAAGCCAGAATTCTGCCGTGGTCCCGATTTTTTCGTCGTTTTGGGGACAAATCCCAATCCCAACCGCAGAAGTTGGGTAGTTTGGCAAGAAGAGGGTAAATATCCCAATTTAATTATCGAAATTCTCTCCGATAGTACCGCCAAAGTTGACCGAGAGGAGAAAAAACAAATTTATCAAGATATATTTCGCACTCCCGATTATTTTTGGTTTGACCCAGAAAGCTTAGAATTTCAAGGATTTACCCTAATTAGCGGTCAATATCAACCGATTGCTCCCAATCCGCAGGGATGGCTCTGGAGTCAACAATTAGGCTTATATTTGGGTTTAGCTGCCAATAAATTGCGCTATTTTACCCCCGAAGGCGAATTAGTACCCACTCCCGCAGAAGCGGCACAACAGGCAGAAAATCGGGCTGTAGAAGCAGAAAATCAAGTCCAACAGGAAAGGCAGAAAGCCGCAAAATTAGCGGCTAAACTGCGGGAATTGGGCATAAATCCCCAAGAAAATTTCTGA
- a CDS encoding carbonic anhydrase, with product MYRRELLQFIGSQALFGAINPEFAWNYQNIDHWGELSRNYRLCTTGKQQTPIDLSIVSEKELYHPTFNYRPVPLKIRHNGRTILVQTEKGGNMSFHGENWHLLQFHFHHPSEHRIKGQSFPLEIHLVHGNERGNLAVVGILAEIGAFNPYLQTIWDYLPQEPSPEMIIPDTWVNAGLLLPENSGFYEYRGSLSTPPCSEDVLWLVWQNAIEISPQQLQQLAVIFPSNARNIQPLNGRSIWHS from the coding sequence ATGTATAGACGAGAATTACTGCAATTTATAGGCTCTCAGGCTCTTTTTGGGGCTATTAATCCAGAATTTGCTTGGAATTATCAAAATATTGACCATTGGGGCGAATTATCAAGGAATTATCGCCTCTGCACTACGGGAAAGCAACAAACACCGATCGATCTGAGTATAGTGTCTGAAAAAGAGCTATACCACCCCACCTTTAATTATCGTCCTGTACCCCTAAAAATTCGCCATAACGGTCGTACAATCTTAGTTCAGACCGAAAAAGGTGGAAACATGAGTTTTCACGGCGAAAACTGGCATTTATTGCAGTTCCATTTTCATCACCCCAGCGAACATCGGATTAAAGGTCAGTCTTTCCCTCTGGAAATTCATTTAGTGCATGGGAATGAGAGGGGAAATTTAGCAGTTGTGGGCATTTTAGCCGAAATCGGCGCTTTTAATCCCTATTTACAAACCATTTGGGATTATTTGCCCCAAGAACCTTCTCCTGAAATGATTATCCCCGATACTTGGGTCAATGCTGGGCTTTTACTGCCGGAAAATAGCGGTTTTTATGAATATCGGGGGTCTTTGTCCACTCCCCCCTGTAGCGAGGATGTTCTCTGGTTAGTCTGGCAAAATGCGATCGAAATTTCTCCCCAACAACTGCAACAATTGGCCGTGATTTTTCCGAGTAATGCGAGGAATATTCAACCCTTAAACGGGCGATCAATCTGGCATTCCTAG
- a CDS encoding low-complexity tail membrane protein — protein MKSEPFLWIHLAGLAALPIFLQIAWIGLAVGDPLPFLWLEWLFLGAIAIVPVFWMQWTKPFDIFSLLLVALKPSQLTPEQLKILSLFQRPRHRLLTLLGVLLLILIAWPIYNFAPLAAAVAAYLPQWRLLGLAIAGIALLLSHLFLQVPLSVLGVLATKESDWTATEALVIERIPELFTIVGLKVNKII, from the coding sequence ATGAAATCAGAACCTTTTTTGTGGATTCATCTGGCAGGGTTAGCGGCTTTGCCAATCTTTTTACAAATCGCTTGGATTGGTTTAGCTGTGGGTGATCCCTTGCCTTTTCTTTGGCTAGAATGGCTATTTCTGGGAGCGATCGCCATCGTCCCCGTTTTTTGGATGCAGTGGACAAAACCTTTTGATATCTTTAGTCTTTTGTTGGTCGCTCTGAAACCGAGTCAACTCACCCCCGAACAGTTAAAAATTCTCTCTCTTTTTCAACGTCCTCGCCATCGTCTTCTTACTCTTTTGGGAGTCCTCCTCCTAATTCTCATCGCTTGGCCCATCTATAATTTTGCCCCTCTAGCGGCTGCCGTGGCCGCCTATCTCCCCCAATGGCGGCTTTTAGGTTTAGCAATCGCTGGGATCGCTCTCCTCTTAAGTCACCTATTTCTACAGGTTCCTCTGAGTGTTCTGGGGGTTTTAGCCACGAAGGAAAGTGACTGGACAGCCACCGAAGCTTTAGTTATTGAGCGCATTCCTGAGTTATTTACCATTGTTGGTCTAAAAGTTAATAAAATTATCTAA
- a CDS encoding DNA methyltransferase translates to MQLELFDSNNLEEFNRGTPRLVSFRDLVPEITSTSYLTHGIYYYPAKFIPQVVRFCLDNYSKKDDWIIDPFAGSGTVGLEAKLCQRNAVLTDLNYLLNHIIPIKITEHQEPLSYSELDKKILEVFASKDKFIPQWSNLNYWYPEEILVVLQKLWAGQKSLEPDLYSQIIQAVLVKVSKQFSYAEHTKPKLFQSKYKKSDIQELLQRDWQEELKRTIKDMSFETLTSVNQYITVTWHNCNQVLFYGGVDSATFEIDQNLELDCLISSPPYLQAQEYIRTAKLDLYWLGYTEKEVQKISKLEIPYRQATRLIETETLNRVRSSLEKENLHKILDSYFCHTINALENATRKLKQAGKACIFVGNPKVDGVEVETWRILKEYFQENGFVFDTVFEDRIKTRQLFKSRKNKNPDGMKSEYLLILEKR, encoded by the coding sequence CGGGGAACCCCGCGATTAGTTTCTTTTCGAGATTTAGTACCAGAAATCACCAGCACCAGTTATCTAACCCATGGCATCTATTATTATCCTGCTAAATTTATTCCCCAAGTGGTGAGATTTTGCCTTGATAATTACAGTAAAAAGGATGATTGGATTATCGATCCTTTTGCGGGTTCGGGTACGGTGGGTTTAGAGGCTAAACTTTGTCAAAGAAATGCGGTTTTAACTGACCTGAATTATCTTTTAAACCATATTATACCGATTAAGATCACAGAACACCAAGAACCATTGAGTTACTCAGAGTTAGATAAAAAAATCTTAGAAGTTTTTGCCAGCAAGGATAAATTTATCCCTCAGTGGTCAAATTTAAACTATTGGTATCCAGAGGAGATTTTAGTAGTTTTACAGAAACTTTGGGCAGGTCAAAAAAGTCTAGAACCTGATTTGTATTCCCAGATCATTCAAGCGGTTTTAGTGAAAGTTAGTAAACAGTTTTCCTATGCAGAACATACGAAACCAAAATTATTTCAATCGAAATACAAAAAATCAGATATACAAGAACTATTACAAAGAGATTGGCAAGAGGAATTAAAACGAACGATTAAAGATATGAGTTTTGAAACTTTAACCAGCGTCAATCAATATATTACCGTAACTTGGCATAATTGTAATCAAGTGCTTTTTTATGGAGGAGTAGATAGTGCCACTTTTGAGATCGATCAAAATCTAGAGTTAGATTGTTTAATTAGTTCACCCCCCTATCTGCAAGCACAAGAATATATCAGAACAGCAAAACTAGATTTATATTGGTTAGGATATACAGAAAAAGAAGTGCAAAAAATCTCTAAGCTAGAAATTCCCTACCGACAGGCTACCAGATTAATCGAAACTGAAACCTTAAATCGAGTGAGATCAAGTTTAGAGAAAGAGAATTTACATAAAATACTCGATTCCTATTTTTGTCACACTATCAACGCTTTAGAAAATGCCACCAGAAAATTAAAACAAGCTGGCAAAGCTTGCATTTTTGTCGGTAATCCAAAAGTGGATGGAGTGGAAGTAGAAACTTGGCGAATATTAAAGGAATATTTTCAGGAAAATGGCTTTGTTTTTGATACCGTCTTTGAGGATAGAATTAAAACCAGACAGTTATTCAAATCTCGCAAGAATAAAAATCCTGATGGCATGAAATCCGAATATTTACTAATTTTAGAGAAAAGGTAG